Proteins encoded in a region of the Saccharothrix ecbatanensis genome:
- a CDS encoding ABC transporter permease, whose product MSSLTPGRAVFLVARREFLGKVRTKSFLLGTLVIVAVMAGYVLLQAVLFDDAGRDRIALSGQATVLAEPLKQTARSFGREVETVDVPDAAAAEERVRSGDLDALITGAPDALRVVVKESLGDDLRNSIDLIVKQQVLNAQLAEAGLDPAVVARNVERAGVDVVALEPEDDRKGQRLVIGLVIAALLYYSLLVYGTMVAQGVVEEKSSRVVEILLATLRPWQLLLGKVIGLGAVGLLQLVLIGGIGLALSSVSGVIDVAGVAGGALATGLLWYLLGFFLYATIFAAAASLVSRQEELQSVLTPISMSIVVAFVVGINLMITDPTGTTVTVLSLLPPFAPILMPGRMAMGAAPTWQVLLAIVLALAAVAAITWLAGKVYSNAVLRTGARVRLRDVLR is encoded by the coding sequence ATGAGCAGCCTCACCCCCGGCCGGGCGGTGTTCCTGGTGGCGCGCCGGGAGTTCCTGGGCAAGGTGCGCACGAAGTCGTTCCTGTTGGGCACCCTGGTGATCGTCGCCGTGATGGCGGGGTACGTGCTGTTGCAGGCCGTGCTGTTCGACGACGCGGGCCGCGACCGGATCGCGTTGAGCGGTCAGGCGACCGTGCTGGCGGAGCCGTTGAAGCAGACCGCCCGGTCGTTCGGCCGCGAGGTGGAGACGGTCGACGTCCCCGACGCGGCGGCGGCCGAGGAGCGGGTGCGGTCCGGTGACCTGGACGCCTTGATCACCGGCGCGCCGGACGCGTTGCGCGTGGTGGTGAAGGAGTCCCTGGGCGACGACCTGCGCAACTCCATCGACCTGATCGTCAAGCAGCAGGTGCTGAACGCGCAGTTGGCCGAGGCCGGTCTGGATCCCGCTGTGGTGGCGCGGAACGTCGAGCGCGCGGGCGTGGACGTGGTGGCGCTGGAGCCGGAGGACGACCGCAAGGGCCAACGGCTGGTGATCGGCCTGGTGATCGCGGCGCTGCTGTACTACTCGCTGCTGGTCTACGGGACGATGGTCGCGCAGGGCGTGGTGGAGGAGAAGTCCAGCCGGGTGGTGGAGATCCTGCTGGCCACGCTGCGGCCGTGGCAGCTGCTGCTGGGCAAGGTCATCGGGCTGGGCGCGGTGGGGTTGCTGCAACTCGTGCTGATCGGCGGCATCGGCCTGGCGCTGTCGTCGGTGTCCGGGGTGATCGACGTCGCGGGCGTCGCCGGAGGGGCGCTGGCCACCGGTCTGCTGTGGTACCTGCTCGGGTTCTTCCTGTACGCCACCATCTTCGCGGCGGCGGCGTCGCTGGTGTCGCGGCAGGAGGAGCTCCAGTCGGTTCTGACGCCGATCAGCATGTCGATCGTGGTGGCGTTCGTGGTCGGCATCAACCTGATGATCACCGACCCGACGGGGACCACGGTGACGGTGCTGTCGCTGCTGCCGCCGTTCGCGCCGATCCTGATGCCGGGCCGGATGGCGATGGGCGCCGCGCCGACGTGGCAGGTGCTGCTGGCCATCGTGCTGGCCCTCGCCGCCGTCGCCGCGATCACCTGGCTGGCGGGCAAGGTCTACTCGAACGCGGTCCTCCGCACCGGCGCCCGCGTCCGCCTGCGGGACGTGCTCCGCTGA
- a CDS encoding citrate synthase: MPDATTAPNDTTVALRHPGGEHEMKVVPATEGASGVDLGKLLATTGLVTLDSGFVNTASCSSEITYIDGDAGILRYRGYPIEQLAQKSNFTEVSYLLIYGELPTQAQLEEFSSKINRHTLLHEDLKRFFDGFPRDAHPMPVLSSAVSALSTFYQDSLSPFDANQVEISTIRLLAKVPTIAAYAYKKSVGQPFLYPDNSLGLVDNFLRMTFGFPAEPYDVDPDLVKALDLLFVLHADHEQNCSTSTVRLVGSSEANLFASISAGINALFGPLHGGANSAVLEMLEKIRREGGDVAAFVNKVKNKEDGVRLMGFGHRVYKNYDPRAAIIKTTADEILGKLGASDELLDIAKKLEETALADDYFVERKLYPNVDFYTGLIYRAMGFPTKFFTVLFALGRLPGWIAHWREMIEDPATKIGRPRQVYTGAPERNFVPLDQR; this comes from the coding sequence ATGCCCGACGCGACGACTGCGCCGAACGACACCACCGTCGCGCTGCGCCATCCGGGCGGAGAGCACGAGATGAAGGTAGTACCGGCCACCGAGGGTGCGTCCGGTGTCGATCTCGGCAAGCTGCTGGCCACCACCGGCTTGGTCACCCTGGACAGCGGGTTCGTCAACACCGCGTCCTGCTCCTCCGAGATCACCTACATCGACGGTGACGCGGGCATCCTGCGCTACCGCGGCTACCCGATCGAGCAGCTCGCCCAGAAGTCGAACTTCACCGAGGTCAGCTACCTGCTGATCTACGGTGAGCTGCCGACCCAGGCCCAGCTGGAGGAGTTCTCCTCCAAGATCAACCGGCACACGCTGCTGCACGAGGACCTGAAACGGTTCTTCGACGGCTTCCCGCGTGACGCCCACCCCATGCCCGTGCTGTCCTCGGCGGTCTCCGCGCTGTCGACGTTCTACCAGGACAGCCTGAGTCCGTTCGACGCCAACCAGGTGGAGATCTCCACGATCCGCCTGCTGGCCAAGGTGCCCACCATCGCGGCGTACGCCTACAAGAAGTCCGTGGGCCAGCCGTTCCTGTACCCGGACAACTCCCTGGGTCTGGTGGACAACTTCCTGCGCATGACGTTCGGCTTCCCGGCCGAGCCGTACGACGTCGACCCGGACCTGGTGAAGGCGCTCGACCTGCTGTTCGTGCTGCACGCCGACCACGAGCAGAACTGCTCCACGTCGACCGTGCGGCTGGTCGGGTCGTCCGAGGCGAACCTGTTCGCGTCCATCTCGGCCGGTATCAACGCGCTGTTCGGCCCGCTGCACGGCGGCGCGAACTCCGCGGTGCTGGAGATGCTGGAGAAGATCCGGCGCGAGGGCGGTGACGTCGCCGCGTTCGTGAACAAGGTCAAGAACAAGGAGGACGGCGTCCGCCTGATGGGCTTCGGCCACCGGGTCTACAAGAACTACGACCCGCGTGCCGCGATCATCAAGACCACGGCGGACGAGATCCTGGGCAAGCTCGGCGCCTCGGACGAGCTGCTGGACATCGCGAAGAAGCTGGAGGAGACGGCGCTCGCCGACGACTACTTCGTCGAGCGGAAGCTGTACCCGAACGTCGACTTCTACACCGGTCTGATCTACCGGGCGATGGGCTTCCCGACGAAGTTCTTCACCGTGCTGTTCGCGCTCGGCCGGCTGCCCGGCTGGATCGCGCACTGGCGCGAGATGATCGAGGACCCGGCCACCAAGATCGGCCGCCCGCGGCAGGTCTACACCGGCGCCCCCGAGCGCAACTTCGTGCCGCTCGACCAGCGCTGA
- a CDS encoding WXG100 family type VII secretion target, whose amino-acid sequence MNAQATTGNSAGQGRDPAHLIGDVQGTVAAVERGDWVQAGLGMANTAMGIVGMASNPLSGFLSAGFSWAMQHVDFLREPFDALLGNPQAIQKMSDSWSSSAKQIQGIVADYRRTSVEETRTWQGRSADGYRAASKKHASGLETLAKASQGISRAAKGAGELVATVRKTIMDLISQAVSDMVMKIIQWLAASFLTFGAAIGAAIADIVQMACNYAKKLADFLQKLGNSLKKLIDLIKSVAQIAQTAKQILQAITAMTSSNKGGSGGGGSGPRLTQGGVGLTEQQLADMRRDADRRYTAPPGGTTNPSGSGGGGGTGGPVVSRPPTLGGGGYGGDTNDSGFYAGGPSGPVVSRPPTVGGGSGGSGGSGGGGHWEPGRWVADGGSTGGRVSPLPALDGTTYATGGEARPVPGVPTMPTVPPVRPMGDMPPMPGGGGGGGGGFAGGGGGGGFAGGGAAAAGGGGAGGGSTLQAGGSSGVLGAAGNPAGGAGAGAPGGAGGRPGGAAGGMGMMGGAPMMGAPGQGGEGKDHQRKVRLEGEPLIEEPPRAAKPTIGE is encoded by the coding sequence ATGAACGCTCAAGCCACCACCGGGAACTCCGCCGGACAAGGCCGTGACCCGGCGCACCTGATCGGGGACGTGCAGGGCACCGTCGCCGCGGTCGAGCGCGGCGACTGGGTGCAGGCCGGGCTGGGCATGGCGAACACCGCCATGGGCATCGTGGGCATGGCGAGCAACCCGTTGTCGGGCTTCCTGTCCGCCGGGTTCAGCTGGGCCATGCAGCACGTCGACTTCCTGCGCGAGCCGTTCGACGCGCTGCTCGGCAACCCGCAGGCGATCCAGAAGATGTCCGACAGCTGGTCGTCGTCGGCCAAGCAGATCCAGGGCATCGTCGCCGACTACCGGCGCACGTCGGTGGAGGAGACCCGGACCTGGCAGGGCCGTTCGGCCGACGGCTACCGCGCGGCGAGCAAGAAGCACGCCTCCGGGCTGGAGACGCTGGCCAAGGCGTCACAGGGGATCTCGCGCGCGGCCAAGGGCGCGGGCGAGCTGGTGGCGACCGTGCGCAAGACCATCATGGACCTGATCAGCCAGGCCGTGTCGGACATGGTCATGAAGATCATCCAGTGGCTCGCCGCGTCGTTCCTGACGTTCGGCGCGGCCATCGGGGCGGCGATCGCGGACATCGTGCAGATGGCGTGCAACTACGCCAAGAAGCTCGCGGACTTCCTCCAGAAGCTCGGCAACTCGCTCAAGAAGCTGATCGACCTGATCAAGTCGGTCGCGCAGATCGCCCAGACCGCCAAGCAGATCCTCCAGGCGATCACCGCGATGACGTCGTCCAACAAGGGCGGGTCCGGCGGCGGCGGTTCGGGGCCGCGGTTGACGCAGGGCGGTGTGGGGCTGACGGAGCAGCAGTTGGCCGACATGCGCCGTGACGCGGACCGGCGTTACACGGCGCCTCCGGGCGGCACGACGAACCCGTCCGGCTCGGGCGGTGGCGGCGGCACGGGTGGACCCGTGGTGAGCCGTCCGCCGACGTTGGGCGGCGGGGGTTACGGGGGCGACACGAACGACTCCGGCTTCTACGCCGGTGGTCCGAGCGGGCCGGTGGTCAGCCGGCCGCCGACGGTCGGCGGTGGGTCCGGCGGTTCCGGCGGGTCCGGTGGCGGTGGCCACTGGGAGCCGGGTCGTTGGGTGGCGGACGGTGGTTCGACCGGTGGCCGCGTCTCCCCGCTGCCCGCGCTGGACGGGACGACCTACGCGACGGGTGGTGAGGCGCGGCCCGTGCCGGGTGTGCCGACGATGCCGACCGTTCCGCCGGTGCGTCCGATGGGCGACATGCCTCCCATGCCCGGTGGTGGCGGCGGCGGCGGTGGCGGCTTCGCCGGTGGTGGCGGTGGTGGTGGCTTCGCGGGTGGCGGTGCCGCCGCCGCCGGTGGCGGCGGCGCCGGTGGCGGGTCGACGCTCCAGGCCGGCGGCTCGTCCGGCGTGCTCGGTGCGGCGGGCAACCCGGCCGGTGGCGCGGGCGCCGGCGCGCCCGGTGGCGCCGGTGGCCGTCCCGGTGGTGCTGCCGGCGGCATGGGCATGATGGGCGGCGCGCCGATGATGGGCGCACCGGGCCAGGGTGGCGAAGGCAAGGACCACCAGCGCAAGGTGCGGCTCGAAGGCGAGCCTTTGATCGAGGAGCCGCCGAGGGCGGCGAAGCCGACCATCGGCGAATGA
- a CDS encoding YbaB/EbfC family nucleoid-associated protein has protein sequence MEPDQWLAQYGEKIEQAKRNAAQAESQLGGVGGSATSPDGLITVSVNAAGALTDLILRPQLRGEDPERISGAIMTAVAQAQRAAAGKVVEIMTEFVGDSPALEFVKSKMPNGYSGDDTDVVEPEPEIQRRDTRPDDDYFTNPPDVMA, from the coding sequence ATGGAGCCGGACCAGTGGCTCGCGCAGTACGGAGAGAAGATCGAGCAGGCCAAGCGGAACGCCGCCCAGGCCGAGTCGCAGCTGGGCGGTGTCGGCGGCAGCGCCACGTCGCCGGACGGCCTGATCACGGTCAGCGTCAACGCCGCGGGCGCGTTGACCGACCTGATCCTGCGGCCACAGCTGCGCGGTGAGGACCCGGAGCGGATCTCCGGCGCGATCATGACCGCGGTGGCGCAGGCGCAACGGGCCGCCGCGGGCAAGGTCGTCGAGATCATGACGGAGTTCGTCGGCGACAGCCCGGCGCTGGAGTTCGTGAAGTCCAAGATGCCGAACGGCTATTCGGGTGATGACACGGACGTGGTGGAACCGGAGCCTGAGATCCAGCGTCGAGACACCAGGCCCGACGACGACTACTTCACCAACCCACCAGATGTCATGGCCTGA
- a CDS encoding TetR/AcrR family transcriptional regulator: MTSIVRRPLTPRQVELLGRLEALVLAEGFAHFTLDDLASRLHCSKSTLYVLASSKEQLAVRVVGRYFKGASERIEQRIAGVEDVRVRVGTYLAGAAEELRRASAQFITDVAAFGPTRRTYERNARAAAERIREFIQEGVRDGVFRDVHATLIAEMAGLLIESIQTGVLPRRAGVSDAEAFTALGELLLDGLRRERSRS, encoded by the coding sequence ATGACCTCGATCGTGCGCCGGCCGCTGACACCACGTCAGGTGGAGCTGCTCGGCCGGCTTGAGGCATTGGTGCTCGCCGAAGGTTTCGCGCACTTCACCCTTGACGACCTGGCCTCCCGTCTGCACTGCTCGAAGTCCACGCTGTACGTGCTCGCGTCGAGCAAGGAACAGCTCGCCGTGCGGGTCGTCGGCCGGTACTTCAAGGGCGCGTCGGAGCGGATCGAACAGCGGATCGCCGGCGTCGAGGACGTGCGCGTCCGCGTCGGCACGTACCTCGCGGGCGCGGCGGAGGAGCTGCGGCGGGCGTCGGCGCAGTTCATCACCGATGTGGCCGCGTTCGGGCCCACGCGCCGCACTTACGAGCGCAATGCGCGCGCGGCGGCCGAACGGATCCGCGAATTCATCCAGGAGGGCGTCCGCGACGGCGTCTTCCGGGACGTGCATGCGACGCTGATCGCCGAGATGGCCGGTCTGCTCATCGAGAGCATCCAGACCGGTGTGCTGCCCCGGCGCGCGGGCGTGTCGGACGCCGAGGCGTTCACCGCGCTGGGTGAACTGCTGCTGGACGGGTTGCGGAGAGAACGGAGCCGGTCGTGA
- a CDS encoding type VII secretion target, translated as MTMFESFNVNPAEVRAHAGTVDQLTQRMLAATNTADPSLSTDAFGVFGSFLAEFLLKAAGSSQDILGQATETVADMCQGLREVADLYENVDLDNAFGFTGKARG; from the coding sequence ATGACCATGTTCGAATCGTTCAACGTGAACCCGGCGGAGGTCCGGGCGCACGCAGGCACGGTCGACCAGTTGACGCAGCGGATGCTCGCGGCCACGAACACCGCCGACCCGTCGCTGTCGACCGACGCGTTCGGCGTGTTCGGCTCGTTCCTGGCCGAGTTCCTGCTCAAGGCCGCCGGTTCGTCCCAGGACATCCTCGGCCAGGCCACTGAGACCGTCGCCGACATGTGCCAGGGCCTCCGGGAGGTCGCCGACCTCTACGAGAACGTCGACCTCGACAACGCGTTCGGATTCACCGGAAAGGCACGCGGATGA
- a CDS encoding glycerol-3-phosphate dehydrogenase/oxidase produces the protein MTTAPNTSLNASRRRADLDHLASSEVDLLVIGGGVTGVGVALDAASRGLSVCLVEAHDLAFGTSRWSSKLIHGGLRYLAQGEIGLAYESAVERGILMTRTAPHLVRALPQLVPLHGKSRDLIVMTGLRAGDALRRMARTPSRVLPGPRHVSAVESLALAPGLRRDDLRGGLLSFDGQVIDDVRLVVALARTAAGLGARVITRARVTSLTGDGAHVVDGLTGASLRIKARAVVNATGVWAGDLVDVKLRPSRGSHLVVAASTVGLANTALTVPVPGSFNRFALVLPQQDGRVYIGLTDEPVDGPIPDVPTVPQSDVDFLLGVASTVLERPLTQADVLGSFAGLRPLLDTGDGPSADLSRRHAVLTRDRVTTIVGGKLTTYRRMAADAVDATALTTVRSRTAHLPLIGAGLATGPEHLVARYGTEALQVAEIGEVAWAVRHEGALDADDVLDRRTRIGLVPTDRADAEPAVTRQVTEELSALT, from the coding sequence ATGACGACAGCCCCGAACACTTCACTCAACGCATCCCGCCGCCGCGCCGACCTCGACCACCTGGCCTCGTCCGAAGTGGACCTGCTGGTCATCGGCGGTGGCGTGACCGGTGTCGGCGTGGCCTTGGACGCCGCGTCGCGCGGCCTGTCCGTCTGCCTGGTGGAAGCCCACGACCTGGCGTTCGGCACGTCACGCTGGTCCAGCAAGCTCATCCACGGCGGCCTGCGCTACCTCGCCCAAGGCGAGATCGGCCTGGCGTACGAGAGCGCGGTGGAGCGCGGCATCCTGATGACCCGCACCGCGCCGCACCTGGTCCGCGCGCTGCCACAACTGGTGCCCCTGCACGGCAAGTCGCGCGACCTGATCGTCATGACGGGCCTGCGCGCCGGTGACGCGCTGCGCCGCATGGCCCGCACCCCGTCCCGCGTCCTCCCCGGCCCCCGGCACGTGTCCGCCGTCGAGTCCCTGGCCCTGGCGCCCGGCCTGCGACGCGACGACCTGCGCGGCGGGCTGCTGAGCTTCGACGGTCAGGTGATCGACGACGTCCGGCTGGTGGTCGCGCTGGCCCGCACCGCCGCCGGCCTGGGCGCACGCGTCATCACCCGTGCCCGCGTCACGTCGTTGACCGGCGACGGCGCACACGTCGTGGACGGCCTGACCGGCGCTTCGCTGCGCATCAAGGCGCGGGCGGTGGTGAACGCGACCGGCGTCTGGGCGGGCGACCTGGTGGACGTGAAGCTCCGCCCGTCCCGCGGCTCGCACCTGGTCGTGGCGGCGTCCACCGTGGGCCTGGCCAACACCGCCCTGACCGTCCCCGTGCCCGGCTCCTTCAACCGCTTCGCCCTCGTGCTGCCGCAACAGGACGGCCGCGTCTACATAGGACTGACGGACGAACCGGTGGACGGCCCGATCCCGGACGTCCCAACGGTTCCCCAGTCCGATGTGGACTTCTTGCTCGGAGTCGCCTCGACCGTCCTGGAACGCCCGCTCACCCAAGCCGACGTCCTGGGCTCGTTCGCCGGCCTGCGGCCCCTGCTCGACACCGGCGACGGCCCCAGCGCCGACCTCTCCCGCCGCCACGCCGTGCTCACCCGGGACCGCGTCACCACCATCGTCGGCGGCAAGCTCACCACTTACCGCCGCATGGCCGCCGACGCCGTGGACGCCACCGCCCTCACCACCGTCCGCTCCCGCACCGCCCACCTCCCGCTGATAGGCGCGGGCCTGGCCACCGGTCCCGAACACCTCGTCGCCCGCTACGGCACCGAAGCCCTCCAGGTGGCCGAGATCGGCGAAGTCGCCTGGGCCGTCCGCCACGAAGGCGCCCTGGACGCCGACGACGTCCTGGACCGCCGCACCCGCATCGGCCTGGTCCCCACCGACCGCGCCGACGCGGAACCCGCCGTCACCCGTCAGGTCACCGAAGAACTGTCCGCCCTCACCTGA
- a CDS encoding ABC transporter ATP-binding protein — MTFDVRAGELFGFVGSNGAGKTTTMRIALGVLAADSGEVRWNGAPITFETRRRIGYMPEERGLYPKMKVHDQLVYLAELHGLSTNAAHRSADNWIARLGLRDRRHDEVQKLSLGNQQRVQLAAALVHEPDVLVLDEPFSGLDPVAVDVMSQVLREKAASGVPVVFSSHQLDLVERLCDRVGIVRSGTLVACGSVDELRAGGRTRLVVDAPRAPLGWADHLPGVRSAHTSSGRTVVDLDAEADDQVVLRAALETGPVHEFSRQRPSLTELFRSVVTEESAA; from the coding sequence ATGACCTTCGACGTGCGGGCGGGCGAGCTGTTCGGGTTCGTCGGCAGCAACGGCGCGGGCAAGACGACCACGATGCGCATCGCGCTGGGCGTGCTCGCCGCCGACTCGGGCGAGGTCCGCTGGAACGGCGCGCCGATCACGTTCGAGACCCGCCGCCGGATCGGCTACATGCCCGAGGAGCGCGGCCTGTACCCGAAGATGAAGGTGCACGACCAGTTGGTCTACCTGGCGGAGCTGCACGGCCTGTCCACCAACGCCGCGCACCGCTCGGCGGACAACTGGATCGCCCGCCTCGGCCTGCGCGACCGCAGGCACGACGAGGTGCAGAAGCTCAGCCTGGGCAACCAGCAGCGCGTGCAGCTGGCCGCGGCCCTGGTGCACGAGCCGGACGTGCTGGTGCTGGACGAGCCGTTCTCCGGCCTGGACCCGGTGGCGGTGGACGTGATGAGCCAGGTGCTGCGCGAGAAGGCCGCGAGCGGCGTCCCGGTGGTGTTCTCCAGCCACCAGCTCGACCTGGTGGAACGGTTGTGCGACCGGGTCGGCATCGTCCGCAGCGGCACGCTCGTCGCCTGCGGTTCGGTGGACGAGCTGCGTGCCGGCGGCCGGACGCGGCTGGTGGTGGACGCACCCAGAGCGCCCCTCGGCTGGGCCGACCACCTGCCCGGCGTGCGGTCCGCGCACACGTCCTCCGGCCGCACGGTCGTGGACCTGGACGCGGAGGCCGACGACCAGGTGGTGTTGCGCGCCGCCCTGGAAACGGGGCCGGTGCACGAGTTCTCCCGGCAGCGGCCGTCGCTGACCGAGTTGTTCCGCAGCGTGGTGACCGAGGAGTCCGCGGCATGA
- a CDS encoding carbohydrate kinase family protein yields MIVVAGEALVDLVPTPEGTLAPRLGGGPYNVAVAAGRLEAPVGFLSRVSSDLFGDRLIERLHASGVRTDLVQRGDQPTTLAVVGLTDDGSARYSFYVEGTADRQVTDPGPLPAGTKAVSFGTLSMVLEPGASTYERVLWREAERGALTVLDPNIRASLIHDPMAYRDRYDSWLPHVGLLKVSVDDARWLAELPDDAPEDEVLDVVRDWQGAGPAAVVLTRGGDGLGVLTATGDVIRVPPTPVDVVDTIGAGDTVQGALLAWLHDHDALSVEAVRGLDAGKWREALAYAGAAAAVTCSRAGAEPPFKRELEMT; encoded by the coding sequence GTGATCGTCGTTGCTGGTGAGGCGCTGGTCGACCTGGTGCCCACGCCCGAGGGGACCTTGGCGCCCAGGCTCGGTGGCGGGCCGTACAACGTGGCCGTGGCCGCCGGACGGCTCGAAGCGCCCGTTGGCTTCCTGTCCCGGGTGTCGTCCGACCTGTTCGGCGACCGGCTGATCGAACGGCTGCACGCGTCCGGCGTGCGCACCGACCTGGTGCAACGCGGCGACCAACCCACCACGTTGGCCGTGGTCGGCCTGACGGACGACGGGTCGGCGCGGTACTCGTTCTACGTCGAGGGCACGGCGGACCGCCAGGTCACCGATCCGGGACCGCTGCCCGCCGGCACCAAGGCCGTCTCGTTCGGCACGCTGTCGATGGTGCTGGAGCCGGGCGCGAGCACGTACGAGCGGGTGCTGTGGCGTGAGGCCGAGCGCGGCGCGCTGACCGTGCTGGACCCGAACATCCGTGCGAGCCTCATCCACGACCCGATGGCCTACCGCGACCGGTACGACTCGTGGCTGCCGCACGTGGGCCTGCTGAAGGTGTCCGTGGACGACGCCCGGTGGCTGGCCGAGCTGCCCGACGACGCCCCCGAGGACGAGGTGCTGGACGTCGTGCGGGACTGGCAGGGCGCCGGGCCGGCCGCCGTCGTGCTCACCCGCGGCGGCGACGGGCTGGGCGTGCTGACGGCCACAGGCGACGTGATTCGCGTCCCACCGACGCCCGTGGACGTGGTCGACACCATCGGCGCGGGCGACACCGTGCAGGGCGCACTGCTGGCCTGGCTGCACGACCACGACGCGCTCTCCGTCGAGGCCGTCCGAGGTCTGGACGCCGGGAAGTGGCGTGAAGCGCTTGCCTACGCGGGCGCCGCGGCGGCCGTCACGTGCTCCAGGGCGGGTGCGGAGCCGCCGTTCAAACGCGAGCTGGAGATGACCTAG
- a CDS encoding cryptochrome/photolyase family protein, whose amino-acid sequence MDSSTVVWFRRDLRTHDHPAIRAASGRASRALALFVLDPVLLTASGRLRVEFLHRCLRSLDRELGGRLVVVEGDPVDVVPRVAAAVGASSVHVSADTGPYGRVRDAAVAERVELVRAGSPYAVTPGRVTKSDGTPYRVFTPFAKAWLDHGWRPPADTDASTVDWVRPDIGEGLPAGEGLPAGEGLPDVRALWQAFRDEKLPDYAARRDRPDLDGTSRFSAFLKWGVVHPRTLLADLGRGEGAKAFRTELAWRDFYADVLWHQPESARRNYNRKFDRMRLDDDRERFEAWCEGRTGYPLVDAGMRQLLREGWMHNRVRMVVASFLVKDLHLPWWWGARHFMRHLVDGDLASNQHGWQWAAGTGTDAAPYFRVFNPVAQGEKFDPNGDYVREYVPELRGIPGKAVHRPRDPIVDHAHERQEALARYETIKD is encoded by the coding sequence GTGGACTCCTCGACCGTGGTGTGGTTCCGGCGCGACCTGCGGACCCACGACCACCCGGCGATCCGGGCCGCGTCCGGAAGGGCGTCGCGGGCGCTGGCGCTGTTCGTGCTCGACCCGGTGCTGCTGACCGCCTCGGGCCGGCTGCGGGTCGAGTTCCTGCACCGGTGCCTGCGGTCGCTGGACCGGGAGCTCGGCGGGCGGCTCGTCGTCGTCGAGGGCGACCCTGTGGACGTCGTGCCCCGGGTCGCCGCAGCGGTCGGGGCGTCCTCGGTGCACGTCTCCGCCGACACGGGTCCGTACGGGCGGGTGCGTGACGCGGCGGTGGCGGAGCGGGTCGAGCTGGTGCGGGCCGGGTCGCCGTACGCGGTGACGCCGGGCCGGGTCACCAAGTCCGACGGGACTCCGTACCGGGTGTTCACGCCGTTCGCCAAGGCTTGGCTGGACCACGGGTGGCGCCCGCCCGCCGACACCGACGCGTCCACCGTGGACTGGGTGCGGCCGGACATCGGGGAAGGGCTGCCTGCCGGCGAAGGGTTGCCCGCAGGGGAAGGGTTGCCGGACGTCCGCGCGTTGTGGCAGGCGTTCCGGGACGAGAAGCTGCCCGACTACGCCGCCCGCCGGGACCGGCCCGACCTGGACGGCACCAGCAGGTTCTCCGCGTTCCTGAAGTGGGGCGTGGTGCACCCCCGGACGCTGCTCGCCGACCTGGGCCGCGGCGAGGGCGCGAAGGCGTTCCGCACCGAACTCGCGTGGCGCGACTTCTACGCGGACGTCCTGTGGCACCAGCCGGAGTCCGCCCGCCGCAACTACAACCGCAAGTTCGACCGGATGAGGCTGGACGACGACCGCGAGCGGTTCGAGGCTTGGTGCGAGGGCCGGACCGGCTACCCGCTGGTGGACGCGGGGATGCGCCAGCTCCTGCGCGAGGGCTGGATGCACAACCGCGTCCGCATGGTCGTGGCGAGCTTCCTGGTGAAGGACCTGCACCTGCCGTGGTGGTGGGGCGCGCGGCACTTCATGCGCCACCTGGTGGACGGCGACCTCGCCTCCAACCAGCACGGCTGGCAGTGGGCCGCCGGCACCGGCACGGACGCCGCGCCGTACTTCCGCGTCTTCAACCCCGTCGCGCAGGGCGAGAAGTTCGACCCGAACGGCGACTACGTGCGCGAGTACGTCCCCGAACTGCGCGGCATCCCCGGCAAGGCCGTGCACCGGCCACGCGATCCGATCGTGGACCACGCGCACGAGCGCCAAGAAGCACTCGCGCGCTACGAGACCATCAAGGACTAG
- a CDS encoding helix-turn-helix transcriptional regulator — protein MSPVRRGPGQPIHNRIGVLRVERGMTRAALAEAVEVNPQTIGALERGDHYPSLDLAMRICDVFDLPVEAVFSRAPFEPLSTQVYR, from the coding sequence ATGAGTCCGGTACGCCGGGGTCCCGGTCAGCCCATCCACAACAGGATCGGGGTGCTCCGGGTCGAGCGGGGAATGACGAGGGCGGCACTGGCCGAGGCGGTGGAGGTCAACCCGCAGACGATCGGCGCGTTGGAGCGGGGCGACCACTACCCCAGCCTCGACCTGGCGATGCGGATCTGCGACGTGTTCGACCTGCCCGTCGAGGCGGTGTTCAGCCGCGCGCCGTTCGAGCCGCTGTCCACCCAGGTCTACCGCTAG